The Trypanosoma brucei brucei TREU927 chromosome 4, complete sequence genomic sequence CAACGACGTGTTATGGCGGATGGGCTCGGTGCAGCACTTCTGAGAAACCCGGAAGTTGTGGCAGATACCGTAAGATGCGTAAGAAACGCGCTTGAGGGCGGTGTGGAGTTGCCGTGCGTGGTGAAAATGCGGGTGAAGGACGATGTGCGACTTAGCGTCGACTTCGCGCGGCAGTGTGAGGCGGCCGGTGCGGCATGGATTACTGTCCACGGGCGGACCCCAAATTGCAGTGCACACGCACCCGTCAGATTTGACGCAATCAACACGATTCGTGAGGCACTTGGCGTCCCTGTTGTTGCAAATGGTGGCGTGCGAGATCCGAGCACGGCGCTTCAGGCTGCCTTAACAGCTGGTGTAGGCGGAGTGATGAGCGGAATGGGACTGCTGGCGAATCCTGCGTGCTTTTACGTGCCTGGGGCTGACGAAAAGTTCCACTTTGAGCCGCAGCACATCGCATACGGAACAGGGTCGTGCCCTTGGGAAAGTGGTTCTGAAGTGAGGGAGGAACACATTGACGCGCGAAAGAGATGCTTGTCCACAGGACACTCTGGTGGTGAGAGAGATGCAAAAACCGTATGGCCGAAAGGGTTCTCTCACTGTCCTCTAGAAGTTTTGTCAGACTTCATTCGTCTGAGTTGCGTTACTGACCTCGGGTCTAAGGCAACCTCGATGCATCTGCTGAAGATGGGCGGCAATTATTTGAGTCCTGTGGAACGAACCTTCATTGCAGAAATgcactcctccttctccgtTATAGCGGCTTTCCAGCAGTTGGGTCTTTACGTGCGGGAGGGAAGGTTTCAGGTGGAATAAAGTATCCCCACGAAGCGATGCGTTAGGATGCTCACCATGCACACACGCAGTAACGATCACCGTTTCTATATGCAAGATATATCCACAAGCGCACACTACCCCCTTTCCACTTCtcacttgttttttcttgtcacTGGTATGCGTAACAAGACACTCAACCCACTTGATTTAACCACTAATTCGTACTCTTGACTAGTGTTGCGGAGAATACGAACAAAACCCGGTGACTgtcactttctttccttaattctcctcttttcttttcccccaacCCCGACACTGCTGTCGTGTCTACTTTCGATCGTTGCTTATACGGTTACGATCCATTTTAAGTGGTCGGAAGCGGGGCGGCCATTGCTCGTAGAATTGGAAGCAATATTCCTATCGTGCATACTCGCTTCAGTATacgtatttatatatacaccaCGCAGGTGCCCTTGAGTACCCTGTTGGTGCACCGCAGGAAACGCAAAGGAAACACGAACGCGTATATACAACATACGCAGTTACGCAACAAAATAGAGGAGATTTTAGAGTTTAGAACAATAATTAGTGGTGGCATAAAACATGGAAATTGAAGGGCATGAGACCGAAGCCATGCCAACGGCTACCAAATATGACCCGACGGAATGTGGAAGAACCGAAGGGTCCCATATTACTCAAATTAACGTGACTGTacaaggaagaggaagaccTCCAACAGTGCCCGAGGGTGCCAGCGTTGAAAAACCGAAGTCTATCCTAAAAAACACGACTGGAACCTCGACTACAAGTGCTGAGGCTTCCCGCAAGCGGACCGTGAGGTTTGGCGGGTCCGACACGTTTGAAGCTGCACCGTACTTCAGCACACCAGAGAGCAATAGTGAGGAAGGCTCTGTTGATTCTCGGGGGGGCGGTGACAACATAGGCGCGGCCGCTGCACCAAGGGCTGGAAAGGAGCGCCACGATGACGACGACGATCAACTTGAGACAGGTAGCAACACGAGCGAGCCAACAAGTCCGCGACTCGGAGCGATAGGTTGGGTGCCATTAGCAGTACAGCGCCCCCCAGCTGGTGAGCATCGGAAGGGCAAACAAGGGAATAAACCCACAGAAGGCAAACGAAACGAAATGGCTTCCTGGGAAATGCCTTCGACGCATCAgggtggaaaagggaaaggtgaGGGCTCACTTCTTGACGTGAGCGTCAGTGAATCGACGCTGTCGCCTGGTAGTGAGAAGTCTCTGATTGCAGCCGCAGATGACGAAAATAACATAGAAAAGCACCGAAAAGACGTTAAAGCAGTTGACTTGGTGGCAAAATCCAGAACGAGTGGGAAGCCACCCAGAGGGGAAGTGCTCACCGTTACCGGTCTTTCACTAGATAAAATACCCATACAAGAGAGTCGTGGTACTGATTATAAGGAAAACTCAACGGACGATCTTCCGAGGTTGTTCTACCCCACACCGAGACCTCAGAAGGACTTCAACAACgcggaggaagaaaaacccCCGCTGCGGCACCGTGACTCGCACACCGACGGGGACGACGGAGATAAGCCTGGTACCGTGTCTGCTGAACTCTTAGACCACTTGCAGCGAAAGTCCGGGGTCGGCGATCTGCTAAATCCTGAAGGTGGCGTTGACCCGCAGCACTTGATGTTTGATGATAACCTCGCTCCCCCTGCgcggaggaaaggaagtgtTGCCTCGCATACAAATCACGACGACTACGACCGTCTTATTCATCCCTCTATCCGGTTGTTCCCAGACCTTCCGCCGCCTATCGCAGCAAGTGACTCTGAGCCATCGGTGATTGTAGAAGTGATGGCCATAGAACAAGCAAATGCTGACAATGCGGAAGTAGGAATATCAAGAAGCGGCAACCATCAGCAAGCCGGTTGGATGTCCTCTTCGGTCAAAGCCACATTCGAAGGGCCCAACACAATTTCACCCATAGGAACGGGGTACGTGTTCAATTCATCTGGGGCTGGAGTTGATACCTGCGTCAGCAACACAGAGAATGGTTGGAGTGCCGTTTTAAATGCTACACCTCTCAAGATAGGCGGCGGCTCAAAGAATGTGGTCCACCGTAAAAATAGCAATACGGGGTTTGATTTGAAATCAGACTTCCTCATGTCAAGTGTGCAAACAGAGTCGGAAACAATACGCGGTGAACACCGCCCAAATGTAGCAAAGCCGGTGGATGTGCAGACTGTCAGTTGTGCTACGGAAATGTGGCGGGAAGTTCTTAACAATGATGAGGAGTACACGATGCAATCCAGCAAGGCAGGCAGGTACCTCCCAGGGGACTTCTTCGAGGGTGTGCAAGCAAGCATGGGCAACGACGCTACAAACAAAGGCATACGAAAGGGGAGCGCATCCAAATCCGCATCGTTACTTCCAATCAGGGGAATGGAAATCGTTCGACCAACCAAACCGCAAGGGGAAAGCACTCGCAAAACCAGTGTCTACCGCAAGAGCCGCTCGGTAGAGCGTCGTAAAACGGAAAAAGAGCAGCCGAAGGTACTGGCGGTGGAGGTGGTGGCGGGGGCCGAGTCACGCAGCGCCCTGGATGAATCTACCAACCCCAGGGAACCGCAAGCAGCGGCGCGGGCCACGACGTCCAGCAAAGAGAGGTCCCTTTGTGTGGTGCAACCATGTGGGGGAAAGGTAAGTGCAAGTGAACTAAGTGCACTGGCTTCCACGCAGCTGATGTCCAAGGACACCTCGTTGAGCGAAGACTGCGCGAGCAGGTTGCGGAAGAAGTGGGGAGTAACGCCGAAGAAGgcagaaaaagaggatgatgaagaagagaggatACGTCGGGCAGAACGTTTTGAGAGGATCAACCTCGCGTTGCTAAAGCTAGAAGTCTGCAGAAAGAACAATCATTCATCTCATGACACAAGGGGGTGGGCGTCACCAACAAGCGACTTGGACTCACGGTACGAAACCAAACCCTGGACTCAGGCATATTCCCCCTCTGGTGCCACCACCGACACCCTTGACAACGGTTACACTTCATCGATTGATCCCCCACGCTCAAAGTATTGGGACAGGGAAATGGCCGGAGGCACTTCTAAGAGGCATAACTCAAGACCGAGATCACTGTTTCCGCCGCCGCACTCACCCGTCAAAACCTCAGCTGATCCACCGGTGGACGGCCTCATTTACACACCAGCGAAAACTGCATCGGCACGCAGCGCTTCCTGGATGTTTGAAAGGAGTCCTGATGAGGATAGGTACAACTCGTACTTCATGGACGCAAACTCACGGCTGCAGGAACTCCGTGTATGTGATTCAATGGCGGCGAAAAACTTTGCACGTGATCTCTCGTCGCTAGCATCCGCTGTACGGGGCAGTGAACTATTTAGCATGATATCGTGAGGACACTATGGCGAATAAATCAAAAATGTGAGGAAATGAACGGTTTATAGCGGAGTCGAATGCACTTCTGCTGTGCATGGCCTTAGGCTCTTTCTCTGCATGATCCAAATCTTCGTCTGTCCCTTACTTGTGTGCGATTTCTGTCAGTGGAGTATTGTTTTTGATTTAAGTGCTtggtcgttgttgtttttttctccttcttgttCCTTTAGTTGTCATGTATGGCTCACAGACGCCATTCACACGCTGTTCGGCaaattttcattttgtaACCCGACAAATCGGTTGTAACCGGAGAGAGATGTCGTGAAAAGTGGGAAAGGAGAGGGTATCTATACATAAGCATATATAGAAATGAAGTAAGAGAGAGGCCTCGAACCGAATATGTGAAATTGACAAAACACTTATGGTGAGCACTTCGCGTCACGCAAACAGCATGGAAATGGAGCGATATCTCATAGACAGTGACCGAGAAAGTATGGTGGCCAGCGCGGTACGATGTGAAACGCAGCTGTGTGCATGGCCCTGTACATGTTAGTTAATCACTTCTTCTGTCCcgtctccccccccccccgtacACACACAGTAGCGGCTTAGCCCTAACAATTTACGAATAGAACCGTACTTGTATTGAAACACGGCGAGTCCCCGTTTTtgctcgctttttttttttttggtggacTTAAACCgcatttttccctcttcctcacttgtGTTGCACTGCCCTTGCTTTTGCTCAAACACGTGTGTAcgcatatacgtatatatatatatatatatatatggtaGAGGAATGAATCTCTGACAGACTCATGCGTTTGCTCACTCACCTTCAtgcctccttctttcctgaACTTACCTCAGTCTTTTAGAATCGAGTAGCATCTGAACACGGCGCGGTGTCACGGGGCCCGCCCTttgcacacgcacacgcaacgCCCCCATACGGCTCCGGCTTTAATACCTTACACCATTGTCTTACATGTCGGTTCCACTCACAGAGGAGGATCTGCATGACTTGTATGTGTGGGTTGATGAAATACCCATTTCCCGCCCCAAGCGGAATATTACCCGCGACTTCAGCGATGGTTGCTGCGTGGCTGAAGTCATGAAGTTCTTCTTCCCAAAGCTTGTCGAACTGCATAACTACGTGCCTGCTATGTCACagtcaaagaaaatagagaACTGGAATACCCTCAACAACCGAGTGTTTCGCAAACTCCACTTTGAGGTGGCGCGGGATGAAATCAGCGACATCACAGCGGGGGTCCCAGGCGCCATTGAGCGGTTCCTCCGTGCATTGCGAACAAAGATTTCTGAGATCAAAGCCCGCCGTGAGGAATTGGCAGCTGCGGAGGCGCTGACAGGCGTGCCAGGAACGGGGCTCTCCCCTTCACGGTTTCGTTATGGTGCACGGCATGCGGACAGAGCTGGCACGGCGGGATCCACCTTGTCTGCGCATGATCGTAATGTagaaaatgaagcggaaCGAGGACAGCGCGGGGGCAGCAAGGTAGGAGTCACATCCGGTTACGCGAACACGCAAGGACGCTCTAACGCTGCCCCAAACGTGAAAAGTGGATTTGACCAGCGGAACGGGTCAGCCAGAACGAGTGGTAGTGTGGACGACGGTATTGACAGCAGGACAGCTGCCAGCCTCCGTCAGTTATTTGATGAAAAGGACCGAACTATAGCTGAGCTCCGTGAGACTGTTGGCCTGCTCAGTGAGAAGGTGATGAAGCTAGAAGAACTCGTTCGCTTGAAGGACAATAAGCTGCATGACTATAGGAGCACATTTGGTCACATGTGACTATGACGATGATGACTTTGATTTATATACGGGAGGCgacaagaaggaaagtgaataGAATTAAAGGAACATGAAACAGGGGAATAGAATGGGTGGTTTAAAGGCAGATATGAGAGGAAGAATGACGGTGTGAACGACAGCGGCAGATTGGCTTGTGCTGCTTCACCCTTCTCCCTCTTGAGAGTACCTCTTCCAAGGGTAATTGGGCTGACAAGTGGCGGTGAGCTGGAGTGTGACAATGAAGGAGACGTACGCGCGCTGGGCCCACCGCAGTACGTACGAATCTTTTAGGCTGTACTTGATTTGCTTGTGTGGTATTATAAACTTGGGCGTGTGAATTACGTTCGCTTGCCCTCCAAAGAAACCCCTAACGCGCATCTGAAACGAAAAGTTTCACCATATATGTGGACGCAGCTTTAGACTGTGCTTCGTTGATGTGACGCGCAGCCCTATGCGTGTGCGTTTTCAGCGCGCACACACGGTTCCATCTGCCTGTTCCCCATTGCGATACCACTTTCGTGCCTGTCTAATCGCGCGATGACAAACTCTGAatgcctcttcttttccctacTCTTGCGTCCCTTCTCGTGCGTGAAGCCTCCTTTTACAGTCAACTCTTTCTTAAAGGTACGATCCCGCCTCGATTCCAACTTCCCGTAGCCAGCTAGCGAGCCAGCAGTAGAGAAGACAGGAAGCGGTCatagggagggggaagtCTTGGAGAGtgtgtattattatttccacaaCTAAAAACAGCGTCCCTTCATCCGTTTAGGGGGTTCCTCTCACCATTTCGATACGTGCGGGTGCCAAAGCAGGAGGCCGCTAAACGGTAAACAGGATACTGGAAACTAAATATAGTCGACCATGAGCGCGCGCATGCAGGTCCCGCTGTCGCAACGGCGCCACACAAACGTTGCTGCAGTGCGATATACAAAAAATGGTCATAAGCTGGAAATTGCCTGTTACAAAAACAAGGTGATATCGTACCGTAATGGGGTTGAAACGCGGTTAGATGAAGTTCTTCAGATCGACCGCGTTTTTACCAATATTTCACGTGGTCTCTTCGCTTCTGAAAAAGATATCCAAGCGGTGTTTGGCAAAGGAACCACGGAAGAGGATGCACTCAAGTACATCCTCGTCCATGGCGAACTTCAGGTGGCGCAACACGAACGTGAAGTTGAAGTGAATCAAATGTTCACAGATATAGCACTGATCATATCGCAGAAGTGCGTGAATGAAGTTACACAGCGGCCCTTCCCCGCACAGGTCATTGAGCAGGCTCTGCGCTCCATAGGTGCCGCAGTGAGGTTGGATCAACCGGCGAAAAAACAAGCACTTGCGCTCATTCATAGGCTTATGGACGCACAGATCATACCGATCGCACGAGCTCCAATGAAACTCCGGTGCACAACAGTGGACGAGCAATCTCTGAAGAAGGTGACGGAATGGTGTGAAAGCAATAGAGCGACCATACTTGAGGAACCGGGGGAGACCTGCCAAGATGAAACGGTTCATGGAGCGGGGAAATATTCTCTGCTCATCCTCTTACAGCCACATCTTTTTCGAGATCTTGAAATTTTTGTCAAGGACGAGTTACCACATGGTGCGACGGTGCACATGATAGACAGTGTGGCGATGGATGTAGGTGAAGTGGATGTGATGGATGCAGATTTGATAGCTCGGGCTAACGCTCACACGAACGCTGCTGATAAGTCGGTAGGTGGCGGAGGCGGTAGCCATCAAACCGGTAGCAGCAGTAATCCCACACAATGtctgaacaacaacaacaaaggaggaaagaaagggggaaagagtgGCCGGAAGCAGAAGAACGCAAAATATTCACTCCAGAAGAATGATGAcacaccacaggaagaacAAGGCACGCCACTCACAGCTGATTTGTCATCGACAGGGCCGGGGGTTGTGGATGATAAGGAGATCTCCGATGTGAAGACGGCGCTAAGCAAACTGGGTCTTGATAATCCTTGCGCGCTGGATGACCACGACGATGACGACAAGAACAaacgggggaaaaagaaagccaaACGGCGCCAGGGAGCTCAGCAGCAGTCACAACAACCCGCATCATCAAAGAAGGAGGTTGAGGTGGAGGCCCAGGAGGATAGTGACGAAGAGGTTCTAGTTAACCGCAAGCAGCGCAAAATGGCCGCAGTTAAGGCTAAAGACATAAGCAATAATCACGACTGCGACTTCGATGACGAGTACAACTATGAGTACGATATGGAGGAAGGGGTAGGAGAGGAGTGAAACCCACAGATGCGCCGAAACGCCACGGATGGATGTGAAGAGCAGGTAGTACGGCCACTTGGTTTAGTGCCGTACGTCAACCCACGCTCCCCACTTCAGCTGGAGGGGatatgaaa encodes the following:
- a CDS encoding tRNA-dihydrouridine synthase 4, putative (similar to tRNA-dihydrouridine synthase 4 (DUS4) (EC 1.-.-.-) (Swiss-Prot:Q06063) [Saccharomyces cerevisiae]) is translated as MSGVEPEPRARTDLASMLKEAQSAILRLVKEAPELRDATIEPSQYEWACQRMEKAYGSILKIQAPMVRCSRPAFRKLCRLWGTDISYTHMIMADSFACSEAARQAEFSIYSGETRLITQLASSSGPTAATAAAIVAPWCDAIDLNCGCPQRRVMADGLGAALLRNPEVVADTVRCVRNALEGGVELPCVVKMRVKDDVRLSVDFARQCEAAGAAWITVHGRTPNCSAHAPVRFDAINTIREALGVPVVANGGVRDPSTALQAALTAGVGGVMSGMGLLANPACFYVPGADEKFHFEPQHIAYGTGSCPWESGSEVREEHIDARKRCLSTGHSGGERDAKTVWPKGFSHCPLEVLSDFIRLSCVTDLGSKATSMHLLKMGGNYLSPVERTFIAEMHSSFSVIAAFQQLGLYVREGRFQVE